The region TTGCAGGGCAGATCCACCAACAAGCTCCCTCCAGCAGCCACACAGCCTGCCTActtgtctcttccctccccccttctcaaAGGACAGGTTGTAGGTCTTACCATATGGCTTTTTAAAACTGCTGCGAACCCTCCTTAAAACTGCTGCGAACCCTCCCCACCATTCTGATCATGACTCTTCACCTTGGCCTCTCTAGCTGTCtcctgaagaagaggagaagcGTCGAATCCGGCGGGAGAGGAACAAGCTGGCTGCAGCCAAGTGTCGGAACCGTCGCCGGGAGCTGACAGAGAAGCTGCAAGCGGTGAGGAGCCCTGTGTGGCACGCGGTTGCCCCGGGTGGACTGTGGGCTGCAGGGGCTCCTGCCCTTTCAGTCCCATCCTTCACGAGTCAGGAGAGACGGAACACCCTTTCTTTTGAGCACGTGGGTCAACATTAATGCTAAATGAGGGGTGAAAGTTAGGAGAATGGATTGTATGCGAATCTGCCTCTGCCGACTGTGTGGGTCTGGAGAGAGGTAGGACCACCTTTTTGGGCCAGTGTGCTTTCTCACTCAGCACTTGAGTGCACTCTGTtctcagatcccctggggcttcTGGGTAAGGGTTGACAGTTCCAGTGAGCTTGGGCGCATCAATAGCGGCCTCTCCATGCCTCCTTCTTGGGGTTCCAGTTGCCCCCACACCCAAAACCAGTAAAGGTAGCCCAGCCTGGCTGAAGCACCACGGTTGGTTTGAGTGGGGTGGGAGCAAGCATCCTCATGCAGACAGGTCACATGTCAGTTTAGTTATATTTCTTTGGAGCTTCTGCCTAGCCTTCATTGGCAGGCAAGGAGGTTTCCCACCTCTGCGGCGAGCCGAGAGCTCTATTCTGTCCTTGTGAGTCACTCTCCTATGCTCCCTAACTGCCCAGACCCGGAGGACCtatggtcctgaccctccctctTCTAAGCTTGGCCTGACCAATGTCCTGTaacttccttctgtgtctggccCTAAAGGAAGGACAGGACATCTGGTAGAGGAGCTCCCAAGCCAGTGCTGACTCCCTGGGACACAGTGCTCTCAGCGAGAGCAGATGAGCTGAAGAGTTTGTCCTTGGtcctcacatggtgactcactaGTAGCGAGATTTAGAATCTATTTAATCCTTCCAGGTACAATGTATCTGctttaaatggtttcctttggGCACATTCACTAGAATATGTACTTGGCGAAAGCCACAAAGCCTGTACTCATGGCTTGTGGGGGTGTCAGAGTGGGCATGGGAGTAGACATTTTCCTTCCCGGATGAGGCAGACCAGGGAATGATCAGCCCACCACGGGAAGTGCCCTCAACAGAGCCTTCCAAGGAACCATGCCTTCCCGTGACTCCCCAGGGCATCCCTCACCACCTGCCCAGAGCAGGACTCCTCTGAGACCTCCCtactttcctcccctcttcccagaagtctcacACCCcgcttctctgcctcccccacgTCCTGACCCAGCTACCCAGCCCCTGAGCCACATCCTCCACAGGAAGCCTCTGACGTTCGTCAGACCCTTGAGACAGACGGAAACTTCTTGTTTTCGCTCCGGAATACGTTGCTCTGTGCTTAATAGAGCTCTTGCCCGGATCTCTTCATTTGTGAATGGGAATCTGTGGGAGAGAAAAAGTGGGAGGAGACTGGTGACGGGGCCTCTCTGCTCCCCAGCTACTCCAGTCCAcagctgtgtgtgtctggctgCGTGTGAAGGAGGGAAGTGGAGGCTTACACAGGTCATCTTGGCATCCTCGCGGCTCTTACCAGCTGTCAGGTGCCCCTCTAGTGGGCACTCAGTGGAACTAAATGTGTCCCTTGGTGTCTCTAGGGACGTGGGCTTCAGAAACTGGagtaggaaaggagggaggagccaGCAGGGATCAAGTGAGCGTGTATTGTAAGCCCTGTGCTGTTTGTTCCAGTACTGAGGGCGGAGGATTGCACATGAGAGTCCATGCTCATGAAGCGTCCAGCCCAGCATCTGTGTCCACTAGTGGGCTGGAATGGTTGAGGAGGAGTGAGCAGAGTGCCCTCTTCTCTGTGAGTAACCCACTCACTCTAACCCACTGGGGGACCCAAAGGCAGCACTGGCATCCTGAGGGTTCAGTGCAGTAGCTAGCTAGCATGCAGACTCTAGTCAGATGCACTGGGATTCAGATCTGGCCAACCCTCCCCGCTAGCTCTATAACTCCGGGCAGATGAGTTTCTCTATCACTTcacagggcctcagtttcctcatcttcaAAGTGGGTCAATGATAACGTCTGCTTTCAGAAACTCCTGGAAGGTGGAGTGCATTATTCAGTGGAGTAGTAAGTGCTCAATTGCAGCGGCTCCAGAGGTTAGCTCGCCTGCCCCACAAGCTGACTTTCCTCCTTCAGAAATAAAAGGGACTGTGAGCCTCCGTGTGACTCACACCCAGTTAGCTCTCCGGCTAGGTGTGTGAGACGCTTGTGGTAGGTCACCTGAGGACACCGTGGATCCCTCAGGTCAGTCCGTAGGCTCCTGTCCCTCACACCCTTCTCTCTtctcacaggagacagaggagctggaggaggagaagtCTGGTCTGCAGAAAGAGATTGCTGAGctacagaaggagaaggaaaagctgGAGTTCATGTTGGTGGCCCACGGCCCCGTGTGCAAAATCAGCCCCGAGGAGCGCCGGTCGCCCCCGACCTCCGGGCTGCAGCCCATGCGTGGTGCGGGCGCCGTGGTGGTGAAGCAGGAACCGCTCGAAGAGGACAGCCCCTCTTCCTCAGTGGTAGGGATGGACAAGACCCAGCGCTCTGTCATCAAGCCCATCAGCATTGCTGGGGGTGGTTTCTATGGGGAAGAGCCTCTGCACACTCCCATCGTGGTGACCTCCACACCTGCCATCACTCCAGGCACCTCAAACCTTGTCTTCACCTACCCCAGTGTCCTGGAACAGGAGTCACCTGCGTCACCTTCGGAGTCCTGCTCCAAGGCTCACCGCAGAAGCAGTAGCAGTGGGGACCAGTCCTCAGACTCCTTGAACTCCCCCACACTGCTGGCCCTGTAACCCTGTGCTCCTCTGGCCAGCTCTGGAGGAGTCGTCATCATTGTCACCTTTCCCGGGGACCAGTACCTTTAAGCGCTCCAGGGTCATGAGGGCAATAGGGGGACCTTGGCTCTGGGGACCCAATGGGACTTAGTGGTAAGGCACTGGTTGATCTCTTAGAAGCCCTGGGACCCCCCCTTCCCCCATTCATCTTGCAAGCAAATCCTCTTTCTTGAGAAGCTGAGGAGAACTTGGTTTGGTGGACTCCGACATCTCTCCTGCTTCTGAAGCACCTGGAACTGGCCCGGATGGTTCCTGTCCCTTTGTTATGCTGTTGTCTCTGGAGTGATGGTGTCCTTTCCTGCCCCACCAAGCATGCTCAGTGCCTTTcggtttcccctccttccccccctcccccacccagtaTCAGTTCCAttccctctgggtttttatgagaTTTGCCGTGACATTTCATCTGGGTGGTCTGGATATTAAAGCGCTTTTATTTCCGGAGCTGGGGGAGCAGGTGACTCTTCCGCTGGGGCGGACATGTCCCAAAGGGACAGTCAAAGTGCAATATTATTGAACcttccctccccacacaccccagCGCACTGCCGGCTCAGACCACCAGCGGGCTCCCTGAGTTCTACAGGTGCGGCGGTCACCACCGGGCTACACCAAGGACCTTTCCTCCCCAGCCTTGGAGAGAGATGTCCGCCTCTTGGAGGATCGGCCTGGCCAGAAGACAGGGTGTAAGTGCCGACAACCAGGACACAGGTTGGGTTTGCCAAACGCCTAATTACCAAGCCAGGATTAGTGCCAACAAAGCCACGTGGCTGTCCTAGTGAGCTTCCCTTACCTGACGTCTTGGGCAGAGCGTCTCCTGTAATTACTGCCTCGCCATTCTGCGCTGGACCCTTCTCTCCAGACCAAGGAGGTACCCCTTCCTCGAAACAACACACCACTCCGAAGCCCGGCTGGGTCCTGCCCTTCCCCAGCTCTCCCCCAATTTTGACCTAATGGCTTCTCTTCCAACCCCAGGTAGAGTAGCTGGGGTGATGTGTGGGGCTGTGGTTTTGTCTGCAGCAGCAGCCCCCAGGTCCCTGGCCTTTCCTGGCTGCTCTCCTATCAGCGAGGTGTGGGAAtcccccctcccctgctctcAGTGGTCCCTGCCATTGATGAATGAATGCTTTTCCTTTGATATTTCTGTGGCCCACTCCAGAGTGACCTCCTGACCCTGTAGGCCAGTTGGGAGTCACTGGTCTGAGCCAGTCTTGCTAGGGCTTGGggtgtctctgccaattctagctAAGCTAGCATGTGTTCCTTTGCATTGCCAGAAGAGCTATGcttctcctggctgtcctggcctcCAGCAAAGGCATACTCCTGCCCCCGCATCCCATCGCTGTCTCCCTACTGCATGCTTACACAGGTATGGGAAGTGGAGTCCGGTTAGAACTGGTCTCTAGCGCTAATGCTCTGACCTAGTGTTTCCACGCTAAAGATCTTATCTAAAGCCATGTTACTTGAACCAAGCCCAGTGGTGAAAAAATCTGAGTTTTGAGAGGACAGAGACAACTTCATAAATCTTCACAGACATAGGCCTTTCTCGACCCGAGTTCACATGCGCCGGCCATGATTTAATCCCATGACCTACTGACATGCATGCAGAATACACAGGATCCAGGAGCCGTGTGGGAAGCCTGCAAAGAGCTGAAAGAGACGGGGGCAGGGATTGGCTGGGTAGAGAGGGAGATGTTCAGAGTAATTTCCATATACTCTGTCCCGTACGTCCTGGCTCTAACTCTGCCAGTCTGGTCTCCCAGAGCCGCTGGAGCAGGTGGCTTCCTGACCTTAGACTCCTCCTAGAAACAGGAGATGGCCAGGAGTAGCTAGAGCTGGGTAAATACCCGGGGTGACCTCAGTTGAGAAACATCTATCATCTCAAGCCAAGCGGGAGCTCTCTCCCTCCTCGTGCCCATGGGCATTTCTGAAGCAAACCTGCTTTTACTCTCTGATTTCCCAAAGCCCCTTTCTGCTCCATCTCTATAGCATGGATATCAACCATGGTCACAGGCCCCGTGACTTGGTGCCCCAGTTGGACACTCCTGAGATCCCCCTCCCCGAGTCTGGCTCTCACTTCAGATTGCAAGCTGTGTTGGCATCAGGACCAGAAGGCACAGCCAACTAACCTGGGCCTCAGACCTCTGAGGCATTTCCCCTCCTGACCTGCTTGCTCCATCCTACAGACTCCATGGCTTTCCAAAGACAGATTTTGAGGGGATAGTTGGATGTTCACACCCAAACTGTGGGAGGAACCTCAGTTGGCTTCTGACTCGCTGTCAAGTCCCTTCCCGTACATGTCACTCACACATACGCCTGTACTTCAGAGTCAGGCGCCTGGCTTGCTGTCCTGTCTCCAGTTCAGGGAGCAGGGGTCGGGAAAGGGTGCTTGAGTTCAGACAAGGTGTCCCATCTCCTCATGTGTGCCTCAGCTGACGTGAACTTGGGTTGGACTGTAAGCAGCTCTGGGTTGGCATAGGGCAGGCCCTCCTTAATCAGCTAGCATGAAACACAGTCCTCATGGCCACCCAGTCTCTGCGAGAACAGCCCTCCCTCCAGCTGGCTGTCTAGGGACAGCCCTGGCCCAGGAAAGAGAGTGGCCCCAGTGAGGGGAGCCAACAGCAAGCAACTTGTTTCCTTCTTGTCTCCGAGTGCGGAAGAGGGACAGGCTGTGTGAAAGCATCCAGATTCGTTTCTCCCAATTTTCCCGAGAGAGCAAAAGTGTTCCTTGAGGTGTCACCGTTTACCTTCCACCGTGACTTCCTTCCCTGAGCAGGTATTCATGTGGCCTCTTTAGGGAGGAAAGGAATGAGCACCCACTGTGGGCCAGGCACTAAGAGGCACTTTTATATTTATCCTCTTTTAAGATGGAACTAAGGGGCCGTCTCCTTCTAGAAGTCCCAAGTAATGGCTAAACAGAAACACTTGGAGGTGAGAGGgctttcttcaaagacctcaggCGGGAGTTGTCTTTAGTCTGGTGGTTCTCAGATACTCATCCCCCTCCCAACCCCAGCAGCATCTGCCCACCCCAGGCTCCTCCCCCATCAGGCTCCTCCCACCTGGCCTGTGCTCCTCAGGTGACTGAAGGGGCAACCTGAGTTCTCATAGAATTTGTGGACCAATAGGCTATGTCGTGTGTATGGCTTTCTTCTTTACATGTAAGTAAAGGGGTCTTGCCGCATTCTGCTTGAGTCATCCTGGCATCCATCTTTAAGCCAGCATCTCACTATTTATTGACTGGGGTGGGGCTcgtgtgtgcttgtttgtgtgtgcgcgtgtttGCATTCGTATTCCCacgcgtgtgagtgtgtgcttgtatCCTCCTGCagctttgttgctgttgctgttgtttttttaaagaaggaaaacaagtgTCCCATTGCTAAGTTGGTGTCTTCTCATGCTTCTAATGTTTTGGCCTGACCACGCCTCACAAAATGTTGGTCTTTGTCCAGTGCTGACATGTTCAGGAAGAGCTGGGTCAAAGTTTCACAGAGGGtatgggaagggaaaggggagaagaaattgacatttattttattatttattttaaatgtttacatcTTCTTTGTGTTGTTCTAAGCCTGAATAGAAACAGATAGCATTAAAGtactcagccccccccccactccttttttCTAACTTAGGATAAtgatgctttattttgtttgtttgtttctaaagtGACTTGTGGACTTGTGCTGTATAAACTGTATTCCAAggttctgtttttaaagattgattgTCATTCCTCTGGGGACAGCGGCTGCTAAGAAATCTTAACTAACATTGTACGAGAACACAATGAAAGACCCTGGCCCTGTCTCTCAAAACTTAACTTTCTctgtatgattaaaaaaaaaatattccatttattttacttcgTGGTTACTTGATTTTGAGGGAGAAAATATTCAACTGTATAAAGACTAGGTATCAGGGTTCCTTTTGCAGTGGGAGGTGTATATATCGTATTTTGGTATGTAGTGGAAACTCAagctctgtgtatctgtgtttgggATATGTCGATGACGTGAAGTGAAGTCTGCTCTTCGACCCTGGAGGCAAATGAGCTGTACAAGGTTTTAGGGCTCCGTGGGGGTTCTAATGACCTTTCTGGGCACCTTTTGTCCCCGATTTTTAAAGTAACGGTGAAACAGCCCTAGTGGAGGGCCCTCTCTAGTCAAACTCTCCAGGCAGGACCGTATGCTCAAAAATCTTTGTATAGTTTTCAAAATTGAGGAGTATCCCTGCTCGGAAGCATCTCTGGTGGTGCGTGTTGTGTTGTTCTGTGTGCTGTACGTGACACAAGCCTACAGTATTTGCACTAAGAAAAGCTTGTCGGGAGAAGCTTGCTGCTATGGAGGAAAGAACATATTAAAACTTATTTTCCCTTGGGGTGTATTTTGGTTTTATGTtctcgttgttgttgttgttagcttTCCCACTTTCCATTGAGTAGCATTTTGTAGAATAAAATGAATTAAGATCAAAGAGCCTGTGGTGGTTGTTTTTTGTCCCCCCCATCTTCCCCATCTGTGCTGTGActgccctcttccttctcttcctctgtgccTTGGGCCCCTCGTAGatgaagatgggggaggggactcACCTCACCCTTGAGCTGCAAGGAGGGTACCTCCTGCCCCTCCCATCTGTGCCTTTCTGCTCTTATCCCCCCCATCCCTTCCCATTCTGTGTCAGGGCCCAGTTCTCAGTCAGCTGCCAACTCCTGTCAACATGTGATCCAGCAAAAGCTCAGGGTATTTGTTGGAAGCCCAGAAAGGGTCAAAGGACCAATTAAATGCACTCAACAGTTGTCATGGTCAGACAGATTGAAGACAGGAAGGAGTCCTGAAAACCATCAAGACACGCAACTACTTGGTGTGTGGCCTCTCCGTATTTCCTTGGGAAGTCACAGGCTACCACGTATGGAGTGCTCAGCGGTGGTCATGCAGccttgttctgtagactaggaAACCCACGTGACCAAGGAGCATCTCCACTgtgctccctcctctccatctctgGTCCCAGAGGCAAACCCATCGTTAGTTATTGCCTGCAGTGCAGGACAATGGGTTATTGATTACTTATTGGTAAAAACCAATCCTAAAAATGATACCATTTGCCCTAGTGGTCCTCAGGCAATCTCAGTATCTCACCCTTCGGAGGACTTGGGAGATCTGGACTGAGGGTCAGAGACACCCTGAAACCTGTGCTTGCCTCTAGTACCGGATGGAGAAAGCCATGGACCCTCtcgctgagcctcagtttccttcctgtggaggcagaggagcaAAGATGGTAGGGAAGAAATATCTACATAAGAGGAAGGGTTAGTCCCTCCACTTCTTTTGCAGCGGGCCCATGGTATAGAGGAACAAGGCTGCCTAGAAGTCTCACTACTGGGCCTCATGGTGACCTCTTCTGCCTGGATGGACAGGGAAAGAAATCAGACAGAACGTGCGATGGTTCAATGCTAGTTGGGTTTTCCTCGTGGGGAAACAGCTGCCCAGAGTTCTGTAGTACAAGGGTGATGCTATCCACGGGGAGGCATCGTGATGATGTTTCCGAGTTTGCCTCTCAGGCCTGGGTTCCTCCATATAGTCTCCATCTTCCAGTAACACGTCACAATCCCCACCTCTTTATCCATATGGCAATTAGAGAAGTTGATGATTGACAGGCACTTATTAGATGGAGTCATATGCATCTTTGTACAGCTATAAATGTTTTAACATCCAGACAGTCATTCaggattttattgagaaaaaagaaaaagaaagaaaccaacaaCCAGGGTGGCCTCACTGGGTTCTCAAATCCAAGAACATCTACGAGGGGAGTTTTGGAGTTGCCTAATGTAAGCCTACATTGAATTGGTCCAAACCACCCCCCATAACTTGACTCTGGTTATCCTGTTTCCAACACAGATAATTTTAACAAGATAGGTAGACAGCCTTTAGACTTACATGGGGTTCAGCAGGAATTATCCTCAGAAAGGAGGCCTTGGCAAAGGGATCAAGAGACTGAAACTAGAGTTTCACTGGTGAATACAGCTCTGTTTCTAGGCTTTCTTTGTTAAGGAGGAAACTATCTCCTGGGGTTTCCAGCCCTTTGAGCCATGAGACCATATACATGAAGGCCTTTGAAAAGAAGTGCTAGAATCAGGAAGAAGCCAAGTGGTTAAATTCCACAGGCTTTGGTTGTAAAGTTGACTGGTGCACTTTGATTACAGTACAGCCATTGGGCCCTGGGCTCGACTGCCATCTCTGAAGTGAAGGGTGTGTTTTTCCATGAGGGTGTATGTGTTTAAAAGATGGATAGGATCCTTGTCTGTGGATAGCCCCATCCCTGCTGCTCCTAGGGCTGCACTGGAACCCACATGGACCGATAGCCTCTCGGCTGCGCACACGGTGCAAACTGTGGCTCTTGAATCTGCCCTTGCCTTTGCAGATAGCAGCTCGTCACTCCTTGTGTCGCCAGGAAGGGAGAGAATTGTCCAACAGTCATCTACTCGGCTTTCTTTGAAGCCAGACCTTTCTAGAGCCTTGAGAAACTGCTGTCGCTGCCTAGTAGGCAGggcccctttctttcctctccagaAGGGCTCTGGTGGGCAGAGGCCATAGCAAAGCTTATCATAGTCTGTGAGTTCTTGTCTCTGGAAAATTCTACTCATTTGAAAGGGGAAAATGCTTCAGGCTCCATCTCCTGAACAGGAAGACCCTTAACCAAATTAAACACCTTAAAAGTCCTTGTGGAATCCAGAGGAGAAAACCAAGCCTTGCTGGCTACCAATAGTGTTCATTCCGGGGAAGATCATGAGGCCGTGCCCCGGTACACTCAAGGCTTCCATTCCCTGCAGAAGAGCAGAGTCCGCATCATGGTGGGGACTGAAGATGCTGtgcacacctggactagcccagcctggtctatttggAAGGTGTTATTAGGTGCTAAGTACTTTTTAATTAAGTTTCAATTCATTGAACATAAAACTACCCATTTCAAAGTGAACAGTTCCATGACACTTGTGTCCCCACACTACGGGGCAACCACTGCCCTTATCTTGTTCCAAAACAGTCTCATCACCACGAAAGAAACCTGGTTCATGAAGCAGTCACCTCCTTCCCCCGTCCCCAGCAACCCCCAGCCTgttgtctgtctctgtggtttaTTTTTAGGTAACATTTCTGAGTATTCCAATAATTCCATTTTccaaactgggggaaaaaaaccaaccagcatgttgcaaataaactaaaataactaTTGGTTTGTTATTTATAGACATAGCACCTTCCTTCCCTTGGCCTCATACCTTTCCATATGCCTTCACGTACACGGTCTCATTCAGCCCAGGAGACAAACGTTGCTGACGGTGTTGGAAAATACCACCTCTGGGAGGAATTCCTTTGCCCTTACGCAGTGGCCTGTCCAACACGCTGGCAAACACAATCGCCACCTTCATCCAGTATACAAGGCAAGCATTCGTTTCCCAAATAAAGATGGAGCAAACCCGTAACCGCTGTCGTTGTTCATTGAGAAGAACAGATACTGCTTCCTGTAAACCTGAGAGGACCACGTTTGAAAAACTGGTGTGCCAGCAAGAGGGTACGCCTCCTGTTCTGTCAACTCGAAGGGAGAAAAGGGGCTCTCATTCAAAGGTCTGCTTGTGTCCTCACTAAGTGTCCCCCCAAATACTACAAAATGTACACTTTGAGACACAGCTAGGGAAGACACTACTTGTACACATTACACAAAGTATCTGTTTTGTAGTTAagttgtttccacaggaaaactAGAAGTAGCCCCCAAGGAAGTTCCGGTGGGACAGGGAACGTGACCtgtggcaggtgggggagggtacAGAGGAAGTGACTGGGACAAAGGTAAACGGGACAGTCACTGGGAGATGAAGCAGAGAATAGGCGTGCCTAGCAGCCACAAACAGCTGAGCAAAAGGGATGGATGGAGGAAAAAGGCCAGGGAGACTGAAGACTTTGAATGACAGGCATCTGTCTGTGTCACGTACATAGCCTTTGCACCAAGAAAATAGACTGGATCAGGGAGTCCTAATGTCCGCTCCTCTGCCTATGCCTTCATGGGGTGGGGTACAAGAAATTACAAGTTCACTGAAAAAGAGAAGAGGCATAAGGGGCCATGGCTGCAGGTATCACTGGGGACTTTCCTAAATctggggaagggggtggggtCACATCCCAGAATCAATGGTAGTTAACCTGAAAACCCCAAAGTAAGTGGAAATTAGTTAATTTCTAGGTATTCGGCTTCGAAGGTGACAGCTAGTTAGGAGTGGGTGTGCTGGTTAGGGTTTTTGTCACGTGAGAAGAGGGTGGGTGCCTCAGTTAAAGAACTGCTCCCTCAGCCAGGCCGGCAGGTATGCCTGGgcggcattttcttgatttccgATGGATGTGGGGGGAGGGCCGAGCTTGCTGTGAGTGGTGCCACACCTGGCCAGTAGATCTAGGTTAGCCAAAAGAACAACCTGAGCAAGCCCCggagagaaagccagtaagaTGCATTCATCCGTGGTCTCTttctcagttcctgccttgagttcccgcCTCGGCTTTCCTAGGTGGTGGGCTGTAAGGTGGAACCTCCTTGTGTTGGTTCATGGCaattatcacagtaacagaaggCAAGCTAGGCTAGGGGAGGTGAGACAGCTGCAGTCATGCGcagaagacaaagacaaaggaagCCTGAACGCAGGACAGGTGGGAAGGGGGGGGGCAGCATTGGCCTCGAACTGTAGCCATGGAGTCGGGTGGCAGTGTGTTCCTGGGGAGGCTGAGTCCCAGACCAGTTCCAGGAAGAGAAACTAGGAGGCaataggagaaagaaggaggccTGGTTTCCAAGTTTGGTTTTAGACTGtggcaatattttgtttgtttttttttgtttttttggtttttcgagacaggatttctctgtggttttggagcctgtcctggaactagctcttatagaccaggctggtctcgaactcatagagaagatccgcttgcctctgcctcccaagtgctgggattaaaggcgtgcgccaccaccgcctggcttagacTGTGGCAATATTTTGTATATCTTATAACAAATAacgtttgcctgaagatcagagtacagagctaagccactagttagccatagaggccagggagtggtggtgcacacctttaatcccagcacttgggagacagaggcaggtggatctctgtgagttcaaggccaccttgggtaCCACGAGATTggatctgtctaaaagagaaagagagctcacacaaaggtgaccccagcacttgggatcacacacctttaatcccaaacactagggaggtggagacaggagcgactgggtggggggaggactataaggtgggaggagacaggcgtTCAGGAGCTCTGAGGGCTCAGTcagagatgcagtctgaagattcgtatggacaggattgcccctttggtctgagttctggtagaggtaagaactccaggggctgctctgcttctctgatccttcagcttgcACCCCCTGATGGCTTActccgagtttttattattaataccaattagaaacTATGCTACATTAGACACATTCATTTGAGGCACTGGTAGATCT is a window of Microtus pennsylvanicus isolate mMicPen1 chromosome 21, mMicPen1.hap1, whole genome shotgun sequence DNA encoding:
- the Fosl2 gene encoding fos-related antigen 2 isoform X2 codes for the protein MYQDYPGNFDTSSRGSSGSPAHAESYSSGGGGQQKFRVDMPGSGSAFIPTINAITTSQDLQWMVQPTVITSMSNPYPRSHPYSPLPGLASVPGHMALPRPGVIKTIGTTVGRRRRDEQLSPEEEEKRRIRRERNKLAAAKCRNRRRELTEKLQAETEELEEEKSGLQKEIAELQKEKEKLEFMLVAHGPVCKISPEERRSPPTSGLQPMRGAGAVVVKQEPLEEDSPSSSVAPQTLSSPTPVSWNRSHLRHLRSPAPRLTAEAVAVGTSPQTP
- the Fosl2 gene encoding fos-related antigen 2 isoform X1; this translates as MYQDYPGNFDTSSRGSSGSPAHAESYSSGGGGQQKFRVDMPGSGSAFIPTINAITTSQDLQWMVQPTVITSMSNPYPRSHPYSPLPGLASVPGHMALPRPGVIKTIGTTVGRRRRDEQLSPEEEEKRRIRRERNKLAAAKCRNRRRELTEKLQAETEELEEEKSGLQKEIAELQKEKEKLEFMLVAHGPVCKISPEERRSPPTSGLQPMRGAGAVVVKQEPLEEDSPSSSVVGMDKTQRSVIKPISIAGGGFYGEEPLHTPIVVTSTPAITPGTSNLVFTYPSVLEQESPASPSESCSKAHRRSSSSGDQSSDSLNSPTLLAL